One Hordeum vulgare subsp. vulgare chromosome 4H, MorexV3_pseudomolecules_assembly, whole genome shotgun sequence DNA window includes the following coding sequences:
- the LOC123448186 gene encoding receptor-like protein kinase FERONIA — protein sequence MVYQSPQYNGVPNPTRYLVLLVLFSIAMAADKDSMNSGLILLNCGGSGQDDGSGGRTWDGDTGSKFAPSVGGVAAGASYQDPSLPSMVPYMTARIFTSNYTYSFPVSPGRMFLRLHFYPVAYGNYVVPDAFFGVTTDNLVLLNGFNASQTAQTINCAYLVREFSLNVSSRSLDLTFSPSAFHNGSYAFINGIEIVPMPNIFTTPETTFVHGDYIAPFTFAADTAFETMYRLNVGGQAISPKDDTGFYRSWDDDSPYIFGAGCGVTYTKDSNVTIRYTPIVRSYIAPLDVYGTARSMGPNPQVNLNYNLTWILPVDAGFLYIVRFHFCEIQYPFTLENQRTFYIYINNQTACDAMDVISLSGGIGRPIYKDYAIVASGSGQVDMWIALHPYISSRSQYSDAILNGLEVFKLQGHGSNNLAELNPPLPQKSDVDPNRLSNGLRKYKGDILAAIGGGFALMWIAVFSMCVICRRKKVAKSCCKNNYTYLNRRTCDLVHHFSIAEIQLATKDFDEALIIGRGGFGNVYIGEIDGGIKVAIKRLNQESQQGFHEFRAEIEMLCNFRHGHLVSLIGYCKDKNEMILVYDYMCHGTLREHLYGTKNPSLLWKQRLNICIGAARGLHYLHTGTEQGIIHRDVKTTNILLDDKFMAKVSDFGLSKACTDTDKPHVSTAVKGSFGYFDPEYFLLRRLTRKSDVYSFGVVLFEILCARPVINTKLPDEQVSLRDWALSCQEKGVLRQIVDPCIKEEITPECFRIFSELAKKCVADRSIDRPSMGDVLQNLEAALRLQDNSSRAGEPSSLQVIGLVHSHKASTHSVISVAAQEEIFSNIMHPEGR from the coding sequence ATGGTATACCAATCACCGCAATATAATGGTGTTCCCAACCCTACCAGGTACCTCGTGTTGTTAGTTCTCTTCTCAATTGCCATGGCCGCTGATAAAGATTCCATGAACTCGGGCCTCATCCTCCTGAATTGCGGAGGATCAGGGCAAGACGATGGTAGTGGTGGCCGTACATGGGACGGGGACACTGGCTCTAAGTTTGCACCATCGGTGGGAGGAGTTGCAGCCGGTGCTTCATACCAAGACCCTTCCCTCCCCTCCATGGTCCCTTATATGACTGCACGCATCTTCACTTCAAATTACACCTATTCCTTCCCTGTCAGCCCGGGCCGCATGTTCTTACGTCTTCACTTCTATCCGGTTGCTTATGGAAACTATGTTGTCCCCGATGCCTTCTTTGGTGTCACGACAGATAATCTTGTCCTCTTAAATGGCTTCAATGCTTCGCAAACAGCTCAGACAATCAATTGTGCCTACCTTGTCCGTGAGTTCTCCTTGAATGTTTCTTCACGTAGCTTGGACCTCACATTTTCCCCATCAGCATTTCATAATGGTTCGTATGCATTTATCAATGGCATTGAGATTGTGCCCATGCCTAACATCTTCACAACACCTGAGACAACATTTGTCCATGGTGATTACATAGCTCCATTCACATTCGCCGCTGACACGGCCTTCGAGACTATGTACCGGCTCAATGTTGGGGGCCAAGCCATTTCCCCGAAAGATGACACGGGCTTTTACCGCTCATGGGACGATGATTCCCCATACATATTTGGTGCTGGCTGTGGGGTGACCTACACCAAAGATAGTAACGTGACTATCAGGTATACACCCATAGTCCGGAGTTACATAGCGCCACTTGATGTTTATGGTACAGCTCGGTCGATGGGACCAAATCCACAGGTCAACCTGAACTACAACCTTACATGGATTTTACCTGTTGATGCCGGGTTCTTATACATTGTAAGGTTCCATTTCTGTGAGATTCAATATCCTTTTACCTTAGAGAATCAAAGGACTTTCTACATCTACATCAACAACCAGACAGCGTGTGATGCCATGGATGTAATCTCCTTGAGCGGGGGAATTGGTAGACCAATATACAAAGACTATGCTATCGTGGCTAGTGGTTCCGGTCAGGTGGACATGTGGATTGCACTGCACCCTTATATTTCAAGTAGATCACAATATTCTGATGCAATACTGAATGGTCTTGAGGTCTTTAAGCTACAGGGTCACGGATCGAACAATCTTGCTGAGCTCAATCCTCCACTTCCACAAAAATCCGATGTGGATCCTAATAGGCTATCTAACGGCCTAAGAAAATACAAAGGTGACATACTAGCAGCCATCGGTGGCGGTTTTGCTTTGATGTGGATTGCTGTTTTCAGCATGTGTGTTATCTGCAGACGGAAGAAGGTAGCCAAGAGTTGCTGCAAAAACAACTATACATATCTGAATCGTCGCACATGTGATCTCGTCCATCACTTCTCAATTGCCGAAATTCAACTTGCCACCAAAGACTTTGATGAAGCCCTTATCATCGGCAGAGGCGGTTTCGGGAATGTCTACATCGGCGAGATAGATGGAGGGATAAAGGTGGCGATTAAGCGACTCAACCAGGAATCCCAGCAAGGTTTTCATGAGTTCCGGGCTGAAATCGAGATGTTGTGCAATTTCCGCCATGGCCACCTTGTATCTTTGATTGGCTACTGCAAGGACAAGAATGAGATGATTCTGGTGTATGACTACATGTGTCATGGAACACTACGCGAGCATCTGTACGGTACCAAAAACCCATCACTGTTGTGGAAGCAACGCCTTAATATTTGCATCGGTGCAGCCCGAGGGTTGCATTACCTCCACACTGGCACGGAGCAAGGAATCATCCACCGCGACGTTAAGACCACCAACATCCTACTGGATGATAAGTTCATGGCGAAGGTTTCTGACTTTGGTCTATCTAAGGCATGTACAGACACCGACAAGCCGCATGTGAGCACTGCAGTAAAAGGCTCCTTTGGATATTTTGATCCGGAGTACTTCCTGCTGCGGCGTCTCACCAGAAAATCAGATGTGTACTCCTTCGGGGTCGTGTTGTTTGAGATCCTGTGTGCGCGCCCTGTGATAAACACCAAGCTTCCAGACGAGCAAGTGAGCTTGCGTGACTGGGCGCTATCTTGCCAGGAGAAGGGTGTACTCAGGCAGATTGTTGACCCCTGCATTAAGGAGGAGATCACCCCCGAGTGCTTCAGGATATTTTCAGAGCTAGCAAAGAAATGTGTTGCTGATCGTAGCATAGATAGGCCATCAATGGGTGATGTGCTTCAGAATCTTGAGGCCGCACTGAGGCTGCAGGACAATTCCAGCCGTGCCGGAGAGCCATCATCTCTTCAGGTCATCGGGctagtgcattcacacaaagcatCGACACACTCTGTAATTAGCGTCGCTGCACAGGAAGAGATATTTTCAAATATTATGCATCCAGAAGGCCGATGA
- the LOC123448189 gene encoding putative protein TPRXL yields the protein MVVSGTGKGSKGACTYARGMLPCNNPLAHSWSAAPSGYSHRLNATNFQNLMYPSSTSQGGVPGQSPQLKASSMRVSAPSSVASVPAASSPSNLIMMKNSGLHQQQAKALQALPIPNHQSQSMSSSKIGHSLTNLSTGGGGDLSRSSNAPVASSLPSNSVSKSTGGSPPASGSAKGGQPVVQLSSPQQHAAKNSPSTSGSKSASTNLYSSMPMPSILGQQPNMAHSGGKQQSHGPSLKQHQPFSQGHFFISNAFAPPQGPPQHVNAGVGAFLYQKRSTDKTRQQQ from the coding sequence ATGGTGGTGAGTGGAACTGGGAAAGGCAGCAAGGGAGCGTGTACCTATGCAAGGGGGATGCTGCCGTGCAACAATCCCTTGGCTCACTCATGGTCTGCTGCACCGAGTGGATACTCTCACCGTTTGAATGCAACGAACTTTCAGAATTTAATGTATCCGTCAAGCACTTCTCAAGGCGGAGTTCCTGGTCAATCACCTCAATTGAAGGCATCGTCGATGAGAGTGTCAGCTCCATCTTCAGTTGCCTCTGTCCCTGCTGCATCCTCACCTTCTAATTTGATTATGATGAAGAACAGTGGTCTCCATCAACAACAAGCAAAAGCTCTGCAGGCTCTCCCCATCCCAAATCACCAGTCGCAAAGCATGAGTTCGTCGAAGATTGGGCACTCCCTTACTAATCTTTCTACTGGAGGAGGAGGGGACCTATCTCGATCTTCAAATGCTCCTGTTGCTTCTAGTTTGCCATCTAATTCAGTCTCCAAAAGTACTGGTGGTAGCCCACCTGCATCTGGAAGTGCGAAGGGTGGCCAGCCAGTTGTCCAATTGTCATCGCCTCAACAACATGCAGCCAAGAACTCTCCTTCGACTTCTGGATCCAAGTCAGCCTCCACAAATCTCTACAGTAGTATGCCTATGCCATCTATCCTTGGTCAGCAGCCAAACATGGCTCACTCTGGCGGTAAGCAGCAGTCGCATGGACCCTCATTGAAGCAACATCAACCATTCTCGCAAGGCCACTTCTTCATCTCCAATGCGTTCGCACCACCACAAGGTCCGCCTCAGCATGTAAATGCTGGAGTTGGTGCTTTCCTCTACCAAAAGCGCTCAACTGACAAGACGCGGCAGCAGCAATAG
- the LOC123446823 gene encoding disease resistance RPP13-like protein 4 translates to MAGVLDALASYLTRMLAEMAKEEVAMLIGVSEGIEDLSIKLGDLKNFLVDADRRNITDESVRKWVGELKRAMYQATDIVDLCQLKAMEQSPSKSMGCLNPLLFCMRNPLHAHDIGTRIKELNEKLDSICKRGRSFDFVKLEAYQDMKRTRSPATDRKTDSLMERSGAVGEKIEEDTRALVEVLTREVDGGKTDRLLVVAIVGVGGIGKTTLSKKIFNDDAIKGKFTKQIWLSITQDFSDVELLSKSITAAGGDLPGGGAARDDKDLLVRALMNTIKDKKFFLVLDDMWGIDAWDKHLMTPFSYGGRGSRVLITTRHEAVARSMKAVHHHHIEKLGPEDAWSLLKRQVLTTEENRHEVDVLKDIGLQILAKCDGLPLAIKVMGGLLCNKEKSRGDWEDILHDDIWSVSPMSDDLNYAIYLSYQDMSPHLKQCFLHFSLKPKKVVLSINEIVSMWICEGLVQAGSKSLEEEGKKNYKELILRNLIEIDPSFPSRLICNMHDVVRSFAQFMARGETMVAHNGDAAKRTLRSSNFLRLSIETKGVGSDEFEWRYLREQKLLRTLISTTNLKTEPGDSLINFPSLRLLHIESGSIAALVECVHQLKHLRYLSLKRTDMSSLPENIHEMKFLQHICLEGCESFVKLPDGIIKLQGLRFLDIGGTCVNSIPRGFQALTNLRLLCGFPAYIDGDWCSMEELGSLSQLNYLALERLENVSSALLAAKAMVNEKKQLTYLALKCGSRVGDVSDPEKQILEAVFDAFCPQPCIEQIIIERYFGRRLPGWMASTAMVPLESLKLLCLEHLPCCTQLPDGLCRLPYLEWLQVDGASVIKCVGPEFVQQYSQRHRPSPQFAATFPKLHKLDFTRMGEWQEWVWDTEVKAMPFLEELGISGCKLGRMPPGLMSHATALKKLVIWNVQRLPSLENFVSVVELDLGKLPELAIISNLPKLQKLDIKYCPKLETLKDMDALRRLGLRVFSWENQLPVYLRTVKPSHLLLTCNLVVLTSMAEGESSSEWDKFSHIKQVEAYAEDGGDEKKWHVLYTSESGNIQTNIHQNRLVEEED, encoded by the exons ATGGCGGGGGttctggatgctttggcatcttaCTTGACAAGGATGCTCGCCGAGATGGCCAAGGAGGAGGTGGCCATGCTGATAGGGGTGTCTGAAGGGATCGAAGACCTGAGCATCAAGCTTGGGGACCTCAAGAATTTCCTTGTCGATGCTGATAGGAGGAACATCACCGATGAGAGTGTGCGGAAATGGGTTGGGGAACTGAAGCGTGCCATGTATCaggccaccgacatcgtcgacctATGTCAGCTCAAGGCCATGGAGCAGAGTCCATCCAAGAGCATGGGATGCCTTAACCCACTCCTCTTCTGCATGCGAAACCCCCTCCACGCCCACGACATCGGCACCCGCATCAAGGAACTGAATGAGAAGTTGGATAGCATTTGCAAGAGAGGACGTAGTTTCGACTTCGTCAAGCTGGAAGCCTACCAAGACATGAAGAGGACTCGATCTCCCGCCACTGACCGCAAAACGGATTCATTGATGGAGCGGTCAGGTGCTGTCGGCGAGAAGATTGAGGAGGACACAAGAGCACTCGTCGAGGTGCTTACTAGGGAGGTGGACGGTGGCAAGACTGATCGCCTCCTAGTAGTGGCCATCGTTGGTGTCGGCGGGATTGGCAAGACCACCCTCAGCAAGAAGATCTTCAATGACGATGCTATCAAAGGTAAATTCACTAAGCAGATATGGCTTAGCATCACACAGGATTTCAGTGATGTTGAGCTGTTAAGTAAATCCATTACTGCTGCTGGGGGAGACCTGCCTGGTGGAGGTGCAGCTCGAGACGACAAGGACCTACTTGTTCGTGCTCTCATGAATACCATCAAGGATAAGAAGTTCTTTCTTGTGCTGGATGACATGTGGGGTATCGATGCATGGGATAAACATCTAATGACTCCCTTTAGCTATGGTGGCCGTGGAAGTCGAGTCCTCATCACCACGAGACATGAGGCTGTTGCTCGGAGCATGAAAGCTGTGCACCACCACCACATTGAAAAGTTAGGGCCTGAAGATGCATGGTCATTGCTCAAGAGGCAG GTACTCACAACAGAGGAAAACAGACATGAGGTTGATGTGCTAAAGGATATTGGCTTGCAAATTCTTGCAAAATGTGATGGTTTACCACTTGCTATTAAAGTGATGGGTGGACTTCTATGCAATAAGGAAAAATCACGGGGTGATTGGGAAGATATCTTGCATGATGATATATGGTCAGTATCTCCAATGTCAGATGACCTAAACTATGCAATATATCTTAGTTACCAGGACATGTcccctcacttaaaacaatgcttCCTGCACTTCTCACTTAAACCCAAGAAGGTAGTGCTATCTATCAATGAAATCGTGTCCATGTGGATTTGTGAAGGATTGGTTCAAGCAGGCTCAAAGAGTTTGGAAGAGGAAGGGAAAAAGAACTACAAAGAGCTAATATTAAGAAACCTTATAGAGATAGATCCATCATTCCCTAGCCGACTTATCTGCAACATGCATGATGTCGTTCGCTCATTTGCTCAATTTATGGCTAGGGGTGAAACAATGGTAGCTCACAATGGAGATGCTGCTAAAAGAACCCTTAGATCATCCAATTTTCTTAGATTGTCTATAGAAACCAAAGGAGTGGGATCAGATGAATTTGAGTGGAGATATTTAAGAGAGCAGAAATTGCTTAGGACATTAATATCAACTACAAACCTCAAAACTGAGCCTGGTGATTCATTGATTAACTTCCCAAGTCTACGTCTTCTACATATAGAATCTGGAAGTATTGCTGCACTAGTTGAATGTGTGCATCAACTCAAGCACCTGAGATATTTGTCACTAAAGAGGACTGATATGTCTAGTCTTCCAGAAAACATCCACGAGATGAAATTCCTACAGCATATTTGCCTTGAAGGGTGTGAAAGTTTTGTGAAACTTCCTGATGGCATTATCAAGCTGCAAGGTTTGAGATTTCTTGATATTGGGGGCACGTGTGTAAATAGTATTCCCAGGGGTTTCCAGGCTCTTACAAATCTGAGGTTACTGTGTGGTTTTCCAGCCTATATTGATGGTGATTGGTGTAGTATGGAAGAGTTGGGGTCTCTTTCCCAGCTTAATTATCTTGCACTAGAGAGACTAGAAAATGTATCTAGTGCGTTGTTGGCTGCAAAGGCAATGgtaaatgaaaagaaacaacttacttatcttgcTTTGAAATGTGGTAGTAGAGTGGGAGATGTCTCTGATCCCGAGAAGCAAATACTTGAGGCGGTGTTTGACGCGTTTTGTCCTCAGCCTTGCATAGAacagatcatcatagaaagataTTTTGGCCGCCGGCTCCCAGGATGGATGGCGTCCACAGCTATGGTGCCCCTCGAGAGCTTGAAGCTTCTATGCCTCGAACACCTGCCCTGCTGCACCCAACTCCCGGATGGGTTGTGTCGGCTCCCTTATTTGGAGTGGCTACAAGTGGACGGGGCCTCAGTAATCAAGTGTGTCGGTCCTGAATTCGTCCAACAGTACAGTCAACGGCACCGTCCTTCACCTCAGTTTGCTGCTACGTTTCCCAAACTCCACAAGTTGGATTTTACAAGAATGGGGGAATGGCAGGAGTGGGTTTGGGACACGGAAGTGAAAGCTATGCCCTTCTTGGAGGAACTTGGTATCAGTGGCTGCAAACTGGGTCGtatgcctccaggacttatgtccCATGCAACGGCTTTGAAGAAGCTAGTAATATGGAACGTCCAACGTCTCCCCTCTCTAGAGAACTTTGTCTCTGTAGTTGAGCTCGACTTGGGAAAACTACCCGAGCTGGCCATCATCTCCAATCTTCCAAAATTACAAAAGCTTGATATCAAGTACTGCCCAAAGCTCGAGACGCTGAAGGACATGGATGCACTCCGGAGACTCGGGCTGAGAGTTTTCAGCTGGGAAAATCAACTTCCGGTGTACCTGCGGACTGTAAAGCCTAGTCATTTGCTGCTGACCTGCAACCTAGTAGTACTCACGTCCATGGCTGAGGGTGAATCTAGCTCCGAGTGGGACAAGTTCAGTCATATCAAGCAGGTCGAGGCTTATGCAGAGGATGGAGGAGACGAGAAGAAATGGCACGTGCTCTACACGTCTGAATCCGGCAACATACAGACAAATATTCATCAG AATCGACTGGTGGAAGAAGAGGACTAG